From Phenylobacterium montanum, the proteins below share one genomic window:
- a CDS encoding MFS transporter, which yields MSDAAAVPAAAPAPPAPPESIPWLGLAAVLLGTFISTLNGRLSTFGLADIRGAVHAGFDEGAWITTAQTCAQMLVAPFAVWIGGMFGPRRALIDSALAFAIISLIEPFSTNLPMLLALQFAGGLASGFFVPLTLSFILRNTPPKYWAYGVAIYALNLELSLNISASLEGWYVDHLTWRWIFWQNVPLALGMVGCLHWGVTRTAPLPARPPADVFGLIFGGLGLALIYAGLDQGNRLDWLNSGLVSALLLSGGVLVAGFIVHELRTAHPGVNLRVAAAPPLPRLLVLISFLRLTILSTAFLIPQYLGAVRGYRALEVGQTLIWIAAPQLVFCPLAALMLRRTDPRLVSSIGFIFISLACLMVSRTLTPIWNSDQFLPSQLLQAVGQSFALSGILFFAVLHLRPEDALTFGGAVQTARLMGGELGVAFVATFTRMRSQTASNLIGLHVQTGDPVVVQRLGAYAAATARAGDPGSGPARAGALLGGVVRSTAATQGVIDAFVAISACTALALMLVVAHKPAPLGPASHRPLFSPREADPA from the coding sequence ATGAGCGACGCCGCGGCCGTCCCTGCTGCGGCCCCGGCGCCGCCGGCCCCGCCCGAGAGCATTCCCTGGCTGGGCTTGGCGGCGGTGCTGCTCGGCACCTTCATCTCCACCCTGAACGGGCGGCTTTCGACCTTCGGCCTGGCCGATATCCGCGGCGCGGTGCATGCCGGCTTCGACGAAGGCGCCTGGATCACCACCGCCCAGACCTGCGCCCAGATGCTGGTGGCGCCCTTCGCGGTGTGGATCGGCGGCATGTTCGGGCCGCGTCGGGCGCTGATCGACTCCGCCCTGGCCTTCGCGATCATCTCGCTGATCGAGCCCTTCTCGACCAACCTGCCGATGCTCCTGGCGCTGCAGTTCGCCGGCGGCCTGGCCTCGGGGTTCTTCGTGCCCCTGACGCTGAGCTTCATCCTGAGGAACACCCCGCCCAAGTACTGGGCGTATGGGGTGGCGATCTACGCCCTCAATCTCGAGCTTTCGCTGAACATCTCCGCCTCGCTGGAGGGTTGGTACGTCGATCACCTGACCTGGCGCTGGATCTTCTGGCAGAACGTGCCCCTTGCGCTGGGCATGGTCGGCTGTCTGCACTGGGGCGTGACGCGCACGGCGCCGCTGCCGGCCCGCCCGCCGGCCGACGTGTTCGGCCTGATCTTCGGCGGCCTGGGCCTGGCCTTGATCTATGCCGGACTGGACCAGGGCAACCGGCTGGACTGGCTGAATTCCGGTCTGGTCTCGGCCCTCCTGCTGTCCGGCGGTGTGCTGGTGGCCGGCTTCATCGTTCACGAGCTGAGGACCGCCCACCCCGGTGTCAATCTCAGGGTCGCCGCGGCGCCGCCCTTGCCGAGGCTTCTGGTGCTGATCTCATTCCTGCGCCTGACCATCCTGTCGACGGCGTTCCTGATCCCGCAATATCTGGGGGCGGTGCGCGGCTATCGGGCGCTGGAGGTCGGCCAGACCCTGATCTGGATCGCCGCGCCGCAGCTGGTCTTCTGTCCGCTGGCGGCCCTGATGCTGCGGCGGACCGACCCGCGGCTGGTCTCCTCGATCGGATTCATCTTCATCAGCCTGGCCTGCCTGATGGTTTCGCGCACCCTGACTCCGATCTGGAACTCGGATCAGTTCCTGCCGTCGCAGCTGTTGCAGGCGGTAGGGCAGAGCTTCGCCCTGTCCGGCATCCTGTTCTTCGCCGTGCTGCACCTGCGGCCCGAGGACGCCCTGACCTTCGGCGGGGCGGTGCAGACCGCGCGGCTGATGGGGGGCGAGCTGGGGGTGGCCTTCGTCGCCACCTTCACCCGGATGCGCTCGCAGACCGCCTCCAACCTGATCGGCCTGCACGTCCAGACCGGCGACCCGGTCGTGGTCCAGCGCCTGGGCGCCTATGCCGCCGCCACCGCCCGGGCCGGCGATCCCGGCTCTGGCCCCGCCCGCGCCGGCGCGCTCCTGGGCGGGGTGGTGCGCAGCACCGCGGCGACGCAGGGGGTGATCGACGCCTTTGTCGCCATTTCCGCCTGCACGGCGCTGGCCCTGATGCTGGTGGTGGCGCACAAGCCCGCGCCGCTGGGGCCAGCCTCGCACCGGCCGCTTTTTTCGCCGCGGGAGGCCGACCCGGCATGA
- a CDS encoding HlyD family secretion protein has translation MAEHRFGIDWRTAPEVVWRILVFLVALTVLIVVTSRWDRWQGRAGWQETDDAYLQSDFTPIASKVPGYVAEMPVQDYQRVKAGDLIAQIVDTDYKAAVAQGEANVASASAQAEALKAQAGLQQANLDAAKAVLASTTATLAQNGRDLARQKELLAIGSSSTEAREKLETTRAQLSAQQAQNKAQVEAAQRQLGVLAAQEAQAQAAIQAQTANLQLARINLGYTRIVAPQDGVLGQRQVKPGQFVGAGGQVTSLTPLPKVWVTANFKETQLTHMAVGQKAEVRIDAYPGHVMKGHVLAFAPGSGAQFALLPPDNATGNFTKVVQRVAVKIAIDDADGLADRLRPGLSVLARIDARDGRS, from the coding sequence ATGGCCGAGCACAGGTTCGGGATCGATTGGCGCACCGCGCCGGAAGTCGTCTGGCGGATCCTGGTGTTCCTGGTCGCCCTGACGGTTCTGATCGTGGTCACCAGCCGCTGGGACCGTTGGCAGGGCCGGGCCGGCTGGCAGGAGACCGACGACGCCTATCTGCAGTCGGACTTCACCCCCATCGCCTCAAAGGTCCCAGGCTATGTGGCCGAGATGCCGGTGCAGGACTACCAGCGGGTCAAGGCCGGCGACCTGATCGCCCAGATCGTCGATACCGACTACAAGGCGGCCGTGGCCCAGGGCGAGGCCAATGTCGCCTCGGCCAGCGCCCAGGCTGAGGCGCTAAAGGCCCAGGCCGGCCTGCAGCAGGCCAATCTGGACGCGGCCAAGGCGGTCTTGGCCTCGACCACCGCCACCCTGGCGCAGAACGGCCGCGACCTGGCGCGGCAGAAGGAGCTGCTGGCCATCGGCTCCTCCTCGACCGAGGCCAGGGAAAAGCTGGAGACCACCCGCGCCCAGCTCTCCGCCCAGCAGGCCCAGAACAAGGCCCAGGTGGAGGCCGCCCAGCGCCAGCTCGGCGTGCTGGCGGCGCAGGAGGCCCAGGCCCAGGCGGCGATCCAGGCCCAGACCGCCAACCTGCAGCTGGCGCGGATCAACCTCGGCTATACCCGCATCGTCGCTCCACAGGACGGGGTGCTGGGCCAGCGCCAGGTCAAGCCCGGCCAGTTCGTCGGCGCCGGCGGCCAGGTCACCAGCCTGACCCCCCTGCCCAAGGTCTGGGTCACCGCTAATTTCAAGGAGACCCAGCTGACCCACATGGCCGTGGGCCAGAAGGCAGAGGTGCGCATCGACGCCTATCCCGGCCACGTGATGAAGGGCCACGTCCTGGCCTTCGCCCCCGGCTCGGGCGCGCAGTTCGCGCTGCTGCCCCCCGACAACGCCACCGGCAATTTCACCAAGGTGGTGCAGCGGGTGGCGGTGAAGATCGCCATCGACGACGCGGACGGCCTGGCCGATCGCCTGCGGCCGGGCCTGTCGGTGCTGGCGCGGATCGACGCCCGAGACGGCCGCTCATGA
- a CDS encoding DUF3089 domain-containing protein: MRKSLSAALALVAVLAASGLFAQRLHAEGGLMRGPSEPFAAQPPPPAPDYRRPEAWAARPDAPGETALTPDETGLKPAGRAAKVDVFFIHPTTYLAGEHWNAAYDEPGTPSTRIETGVMRYQASVFNGCCRIYAPHYRQAVLGAFMRDTPDGEAAIDLAYADVLRAFDDYMAHDNGGRPFIIAGHSQGSLHALRLLQERIIGTPLQKRLVAAYVIGGFVPAEIEAKGLPICRTERQTGCIVDWNSVAAGKGKTRSGGAALMWLDGRYQSAAGHDIVCVNPLDWRYGGEAPADANQGAIPAVHGLSGLPAPVAGLTGARCSDGMLEVDIPFGRREGFRDPLTLVGVYHDLDYNLFYMNLRRNAVERAEAFVGR, translated from the coding sequence ATGCGCAAGAGCCTGAGCGCCGCCCTGGCGCTGGTCGCCGTCCTGGCCGCCTCGGGCCTGTTCGCCCAGCGGCTGCACGCCGAGGGCGGGCTGATGCGAGGCCCCTCCGAGCCCTTCGCGGCCCAGCCTCCGCCGCCGGCTCCGGACTACCGCCGGCCCGAAGCCTGGGCGGCGCGCCCGGACGCGCCCGGCGAGACCGCCCTGACCCCGGACGAAACCGGCCTCAAGCCCGCTGGCCGAGCGGCCAAGGTCGACGTCTTCTTCATCCACCCCACCACCTACCTGGCGGGCGAGCATTGGAACGCGGCCTATGACGAGCCCGGGACGCCCTCCACCCGGATCGAGACGGGGGTGATGCGCTACCAAGCCAGCGTATTCAACGGCTGTTGCCGCATCTACGCCCCGCATTATCGCCAGGCGGTGCTGGGCGCCTTCATGCGCGATACGCCCGACGGCGAGGCGGCGATCGACCTGGCCTATGCCGACGTCCTGCGCGCCTTCGACGACTACATGGCTCACGACAATGGCGGGCGGCCGTTCATCATCGCCGGCCACAGCCAGGGCTCGCTGCACGCGCTGCGCCTGCTTCAGGAGCGGATCATCGGAACGCCGCTGCAGAAGCGGCTGGTGGCGGCCTATGTCATCGGCGGCTTCGTCCCTGCCGAGATCGAGGCCAAGGGCCTGCCGATCTGCCGCACCGAGCGCCAGACGGGCTGCATCGTCGACTGGAACAGCGTCGCCGCCGGCAAGGGCAAGACCCGCAGCGGCGGCGCGGCGCTGATGTGGCTGGACGGGCGCTATCAGAGCGCGGCCGGCCACGACATCGTCTGCGTCAACCCGCTGGACTGGCGCTATGGCGGCGAAGCCCCGGCCGACGCCAACCAGGGCGCGATCCCCGCCGTCCACGGGTTGAGCGGCCTGCCGGCGCCGGTCGCTGGTCTGACCGGCGCACGCTGTTCAGACGGCATGCTGGAGGTCGATATCCCCTTCGGCCGCCGCGAAGGCTTCCGCGACCCCCTGACCCTGGTCGGGGTGTATCACGACCTGGACTACAACCTGTTCTACATGAACCTGCGCCGCAACGCGGTGGAGCGGGCGGAGGCGTTTGTAGGGCGGTAG
- a CDS encoding lipid A-modifier LpxR family protein, translating into MRAILGLLLIALTGGAATSALAADDAALTALNRAAFDKPKAAAEQPKKPRFQASYHVGEGPAAPAESSQAPLAADRLLSERAWALTGGSATWTSHSVSRLNDDGAVDTLRMTVVAAERGPGGVVLASPGGRLQPETNSVNLDFERSAPITSGRFALDVAPHFGVAMNDQGGSALAGAAVRLQLPQRRNSIAGQLGFQPDREADGTRGRWFLFAEGSGELVGVHLSRSGGLMPRANLTVDDGVNPTVVSDSQAGVGWKKGAMQASFGYVHREIRNDLGYDTSRQIGDIKGDMVAFSFSLKSR; encoded by the coding sequence ATGCGGGCCATATTGGGTCTGCTACTGATCGCACTCACGGGCGGGGCGGCGACCAGCGCCCTCGCCGCCGATGATGCGGCCTTGACGGCGCTGAACCGCGCCGCGTTCGACAAACCGAAAGCGGCGGCGGAACAGCCGAAAAAGCCACGCTTCCAGGCCAGCTACCATGTGGGCGAAGGCCCGGCCGCGCCGGCCGAGAGCAGCCAGGCGCCCCTGGCCGCCGATCGTCTCCTCTCCGAGCGCGCCTGGGCGCTGACCGGGGGCTCGGCCACCTGGACCAGCCACTCGGTCAGCCGGCTCAACGACGACGGCGCGGTCGACACCCTGCGCATGACGGTGGTCGCCGCAGAGCGCGGCCCGGGCGGGGTGGTGCTGGCCTCGCCGGGCGGGCGGCTGCAGCCTGAGACCAACAGCGTCAACCTCGACTTCGAGCGTTCGGCCCCGATCACCAGCGGCCGCTTCGCCCTGGACGTGGCGCCGCACTTCGGCGTGGCCATGAACGATCAGGGCGGCTCGGCCCTTGCTGGCGCCGCGGTGCGGCTGCAGCTGCCGCAGCGCCGCAACTCCATCGCCGGCCAGCTCGGCTTCCAGCCCGACCGCGAGGCCGACGGGACCCGGGGTCGCTGGTTCCTGTTCGCCGAAGGCAGCGGGGAGCTGGTGGGCGTCCACCTCAGCCGCAGCGGCGGCCTGATGCCCCGCGCCAACCTGACCGTCGACGACGGCGTCAATCCCACCGTGGTCAGCGACAGCCAGGCCGGCGTCGGCTGGAAGAAGGGCGCGATGCAGGCCTCGTTCGGCTATGTCCACCGCGAGATCCGCAACGACCTCGGCTACGATACCAGCCGCCAGATCGGCGACATCAAGGGCGACATGGTGGCGTTCAGCTTCAGCTTGAAGTCGCGGTAG
- a CDS encoding efflux transporter outer membrane subunit: MRRAAPLILALSLSGCLVGPTYRAPNPPAGAAGPLVSVRPELETTAALPDDWWRLYQDPLLDKLIAEAFAANTDLKAAQANLSAARAVYEATRAGRYPSTTLASGSIYGRDPATDEIVEILGAKPQTIWLFDDLIDVSYEFDLFGRLRRQIEASKADAAAARAARDGLKITVAAETARAYAQVCALGEQLAVAQRSLDVVSHQAEIADQRLQVGAGTRFDVVRSRGLVAQARAALPPLEGQRRAALFQLGALLGRTPANAPHEAEACVTPPRLAAPIPVGDGAALLKRRPDVRQAELRLAGATARVGVATADLYPRITLTGFWGGFADDTSLIATNAGLGWGVGPKISWAFPNQSAPRARIRQAKAGAEVALDGFDSAVLQALKEAEQALTAYGAELDHRRALDEAQARAHEAFDLARGQLSAGSISTLDLLTAEQTVVAADAAVAASDSALVQDQIAIFKALGGGWKG; encoded by the coding sequence ATGAGACGCGCCGCCCCTCTGATCCTGGCCCTTTCCCTGAGCGGCTGCCTCGTTGGCCCGACCTATCGCGCCCCGAACCCGCCAGCGGGCGCCGCCGGGCCCCTGGTCTCGGTGCGGCCGGAGCTGGAGACGACGGCCGCCCTGCCGGACGACTGGTGGCGTCTGTATCAGGACCCCCTGCTCGACAAGCTGATCGCCGAGGCCTTCGCCGCCAACACCGACCTGAAGGCGGCCCAGGCCAACCTGTCGGCGGCCAGGGCGGTCTATGAGGCGACGCGGGCCGGCCGCTATCCGTCGACCACCCTGGCCTCCGGCTCGATCTATGGCCGCGACCCGGCCACGGACGAGATCGTCGAGATCCTGGGGGCCAAGCCCCAGACCATCTGGCTGTTCGACGACCTGATCGACGTCTCCTACGAGTTCGACCTGTTCGGCCGCCTGCGCCGCCAGATCGAGGCTTCCAAGGCCGACGCCGCCGCGGCCCGGGCCGCGCGGGACGGACTGAAGATCACCGTCGCGGCCGAGACCGCCCGCGCCTACGCCCAGGTCTGCGCGTTGGGCGAACAGTTGGCCGTGGCCCAGCGTTCCCTCGATGTGGTCAGCCACCAGGCCGAGATCGCCGACCAGCGGCTCCAGGTCGGCGCCGGCACGCGGTTCGACGTGGTAAGGAGCCGCGGGCTGGTGGCCCAGGCCCGGGCCGCCCTGCCGCCGTTGGAGGGGCAGAGGCGCGCCGCCCTGTTCCAGTTGGGCGCCCTTCTCGGCCGCACCCCGGCCAACGCCCCCCACGAGGCCGAGGCCTGCGTGACCCCGCCGCGCCTGGCGGCGCCCATTCCCGTGGGCGACGGCGCGGCCCTCCTCAAGCGCCGGCCCGACGTGCGCCAGGCCGAGCTGCGGCTGGCCGGGGCTACCGCGCGGGTGGGGGTGGCGACCGCCGACCTCTACCCGCGCATCACCTTGACCGGCTTCTGGGGCGGCTTCGCCGACGACACCTCGCTGATCGCCACCAACGCGGGCCTGGGCTGGGGCGTCGGACCCAAGATCAGCTGGGCCTTTCCCAACCAATCGGCCCCCCGCGCCCGTATCCGCCAGGCCAAGGCGGGGGCCGAGGTCGCGCTGGACGGCTTCGATTCCGCCGTGCTGCAGGCGCTGAAGGAGGCTGAGCAGGCCCTGACCGCCTATGGCGCCGAGCTGGATCACCGCCGCGCCCTGGACGAGGCCCAGGCCCGGGCGCACGAAGCCTTCGACCTGGCCCGCGGCCAGCTTTCGGCTGGCTCGATCAGCACCCTGGACCTCCTCACCGCCGAACAGACCGTGGTCGCGGCCGACGCTGCGGTGGCTGCGTCGGATTCAGCTCTCGTTCAGGATCAGATCGCGATCTTCAAGGCGCTCGGCGGCGGCTGGAAGGGCTGA
- the dapE gene encoding succinyl-diaminopimelate desuccinylase: MSLDPVALAQDLIRRPSVTPADEGAMDVLQQALESAGFACRRMRFGEIENLYARRGTAAPNLCFAGHTDVVPVGDAGAWLKPPFAGVVEEGVLYGRGAVDMKGAIAAFAAAASEAQVPGSLSFLITGDEEGAAEDGTARLVEALAAEGERIDHVVLGEPTSSSRLGDQIKIGRRGSLNAWITVDGAQGHVAYPQQAANPIPPLVRLLARLQGRVLDEGHPGFQPSNLEVTTIDVGNPATNVIPAQAKARLNIRFNPAHDGQGLIDWLIAECAAEQAGFSGKVGLVAKLTGNAFLTEPGPFVEVCAQAVEEVLGRRPELSTTGGISDARFIRKLCPVVELGLVNATMHAVDECTPVEHIADLTRVYAALIARYFTAFG; this comes from the coding sequence ATGAGCCTCGATCCCGTCGCCCTCGCCCAGGACCTGATCCGCCGCCCCTCGGTCACCCCGGCCGACGAGGGGGCGATGGACGTGCTGCAACAGGCGCTGGAAAGCGCCGGCTTCGCCTGCCGGCGGATGCGCTTCGGCGAGATCGAGAACCTCTACGCCCGCCGCGGGACCGCCGCGCCCAACCTCTGTTTCGCCGGCCATACCGACGTGGTGCCGGTGGGCGACGCCGGCGCCTGGCTGAAGCCGCCCTTCGCCGGGGTGGTCGAGGAGGGGGTGCTGTACGGCCGCGGGGCGGTGGACATGAAGGGCGCCATCGCCGCCTTCGCCGCCGCGGCCAGCGAGGCGCAAGTCCCAGGTTCGCTTTCCTTCCTGATCACCGGCGACGAGGAGGGCGCGGCCGAGGATGGCACCGCCCGCCTGGTCGAGGCCTTGGCCGCGGAGGGCGAACGGATCGACCACGTGGTGCTGGGCGAGCCAACATCGTCCTCCCGCCTCGGCGACCAGATCAAGATCGGCCGCCGCGGCAGCCTGAACGCCTGGATCACGGTCGATGGCGCCCAGGGCCACGTGGCCTATCCGCAGCAGGCGGCCAACCCGATCCCGCCCCTGGTGCGGCTCCTGGCCCGGTTGCAAGGGCGGGTGCTGGATGAAGGCCATCCGGGCTTCCAGCCCTCGAACCTGGAAGTCACCACCATCGATGTCGGCAACCCCGCCACCAACGTGATCCCGGCCCAGGCCAAGGCCCGGCTTAACATCCGCTTCAACCCGGCCCATGACGGCCAGGGGCTGATCGACTGGCTGATCGCCGAATGCGCCGCTGAGCAGGCCGGCTTTTCCGGCAAGGTCGGCCTAGTCGCCAAACTGACCGGCAACGCCTTCCTGACCGAGCCCGGCCCGTTCGTCGAAGTCTGCGCCCAGGCGGTCGAAGAGGTGCTTGGCCGGCGGCCGGAGCTCTCCACCACCGGCGGCATCTCCGACGCCCGCTTCATCCGAAAGCTCTGCCCGGTGGTCGAGCTGGGCCTGGTCAACGCCACCATGCATGCGGTGGACGAATGCACGCCGGTTGAGCACATCGCGGACCTGACCCGTGTCTATGCCGCCTTGATCGCGCGCTATTTCACCGCCTTCGGCTAG